In Candidatus Margulisiibacteriota bacterium, one DNA window encodes the following:
- a CDS encoding DUF6036 family nucleotidyltransferase — protein sequence MYYEEVFKALEENKVRYLVVGGVALVLHGVVRLTGDLDLMIDLETANVELFLKTMTLIGYKPKLPVKAAEFADPQKRASWIAEKAMKVFPFIHEKDDYKIIDVFPENPIPFSKAYGDRQKITAGKLNISVISFDDLIALKTMAGREQDKKDVEMLRELKK from the coding sequence ATGTATTACGAGGAAGTCTTTAAGGCCCTGGAAGAAAACAAGGTCCGTTACCTGGTCGTTGGCGGCGTAGCGCTCGTTTTGCACGGCGTTGTCCGACTCACCGGCGACCTTGACCTGATGATCGACCTCGAAACAGCCAATGTCGAACTTTTCCTGAAAACAATGACGCTTATCGGATATAAGCCAAAACTTCCCGTTAAAGCGGCAGAATTTGCCGATCCGCAAAAAAGAGCCTCCTGGATCGCAGAAAAAGCGATGAAAGTTTTTCCTTTTATCCACGAAAAAGACGACTACAAGATCATTGACGTTTTCCCGGAAAACCCGATCCCATTCTCCAAAGCTTATGGTGACCGGCAGAAGATCACTGCCGGAAAATTGAACATTTCGGTGATCTCCTTTGATGACCTGATCGCTCTGAAAACCATGGCCGGGAGGGAGCAGGATAAAAAGGACGTTGAAATGCTCCGGGAGCTCAAAAAATAG
- the glpK gene encoding glycerol kinase GlpK: MKYILSIDQGTTGSRAIVYDKKGRQVASAYQEFPQYFPKPGWVEHKPEEIWQSVYSTVQKVLTKVPPSSIAAIGITNQRETTVVWDRKTGKPVHNAIVWQCRRTAERCDQLKKKWGLAGSIRKKTGLPIDAYFSATKIEWILKNRCQVPGTRYQELAFGTTDTWVLWKLTGGRSHATDFTNASRTMLYNIEKLQWDKDLLKLFNIPANMLPKVLPSSGEFGQTVKIGKLPAGIPITGIAGDQQAALFGQTCFEPGTIKNTYGTGCFMLLNTGQKKVTSRHGLITTLACGPEGKVAYALEGSVFIAGAAIQWLRDQLGLLKKSADSEKMALSVKDNGGVYFVPALVGLGAPYWDQNARGTIVGLTRGANRNHLVRAALEAMCYSTKDVLDTMKKESSLKINELKVDGGAVANNFLCQFQADILDAKILRPKIIETTSLGAAYLAGLAVGFWKNTAEIKQHWAIDRKFTPKTLKEDYYAGWKKAVAKTLSN, from the coding sequence ATGAAATATATCTTATCCATCGACCAGGGGACGACGGGGAGCCGGGCGATCGTCTATGACAAAAAAGGGCGCCAGGTCGCCTCGGCTTACCAGGAATTCCCGCAATATTTCCCCAAACCGGGCTGGGTAGAGCACAAGCCGGAAGAGATCTGGCAAAGCGTTTACTCCACGGTCCAGAAAGTCCTGACCAAAGTTCCCCCCTCCTCCATCGCGGCGATCGGTATCACCAATCAGAGAGAAACAACGGTCGTCTGGGATAGAAAAACAGGCAAACCGGTCCATAACGCGATCGTCTGGCAATGCCGGCGGACAGCGGAGCGCTGCGACCAGCTGAAAAAGAAGTGGGGCTTGGCGGGATCGATCAGAAAAAAGACCGGCCTGCCAATTGATGCGTATTTTTCGGCTACTAAAATCGAGTGGATACTGAAAAATAGGTGCCAGGTACCAGGGACCAGGTACCAGGAATTAGCTTTTGGCACGACCGACACCTGGGTACTTTGGAAACTGACCGGCGGAAGAAGTCACGCCACAGACTTCACCAATGCTTCCAGGACGATGCTTTATAATATTGAAAAACTGCAATGGGACAAAGATCTGTTAAAGCTATTCAATATTCCGGCCAATATGTTGCCTAAAGTCCTCCCTTCGTCAGGCGAGTTCGGGCAAACGGTCAAGATCGGCAAACTGCCGGCCGGAATTCCGATCACCGGGATCGCCGGTGACCAGCAAGCCGCCCTCTTCGGCCAGACCTGCTTTGAGCCAGGGACGATCAAGAATACCTACGGGACAGGCTGTTTCATGCTTCTTAACACCGGACAGAAAAAAGTCACCTCCAGGCACGGGTTGATCACTACCCTAGCCTGCGGACCGGAAGGCAAGGTCGCTTACGCCCTGGAAGGGTCGGTTTTCATCGCCGGCGCCGCTATCCAGTGGCTCCGGGACCAGTTGGGGCTATTGAAGAAGTCCGCTGACTCAGAAAAGATGGCCTTAAGCGTCAAAGATAATGGCGGCGTTTATTTCGTCCCCGCTTTGGTCGGGCTCGGCGCCCCCTATTGGGACCAAAACGCCCGGGGGACGATCGTCGGTTTAACCCGCGGCGCCAACCGCAACCATCTGGTACGAGCAGCTTTGGAAGCAATGTGTTATTCGACTAAAGATGTCCTGGATACGATGAAAAAAGAGTCCAGTTTAAAGATAAATGAGCTGAAAGTTGACGGCGGAGCGGTTGCGAATAACTTCCTCTGCCAATTCCAAGCCGATATTCTGGACGCGAAGATCCTCCGGCCCAAGATCATCGAGACCACTTCCCTCGGTGCCGCCTATCTCGCCGGCCTGGCGGTCGGTTTCTGGAAGAACACCGCCGAGATCAAGCAGCATTGGGCGATCGATCGGAAGTTTACCCCTAAAACGTTAAAAGAAGATTATTATGCGGGCTGGAAGAAGGCGGTCGCAAAGACTCTCTCGAATTAA
- a CDS encoding alpha/beta fold hydrolase — protein sequence MPELKRLAGGDVLYRAWQAPTPKAVLLLVHGLGAHTGRWNFLADYFTAKGLSLYAIELKGFGETPDRPQGHIDSFATYHNDIKQLRQFAAAAHPGLKIFLLSESMGGLISYNLAADNPGLFAGNILISPAFANGMKFPLFAYLDAFTALLYNQKKQLPLPFTAAMCTRDTAYQAVMNADPREIRVASSRLLIVILLEQLRAQRLTPRTPILFLISGKDYLVDESAGRKLFAKLKLSDKKLIEYPDMLHALSIDLGREKVFADIWEWLQGRLG from the coding sequence ATGCCTGAACTAAAGCGTCTGGCGGGCGGAGACGTTCTCTACCGCGCCTGGCAAGCACCTACCCCCAAGGCTGTCCTCCTCCTCGTCCACGGGCTGGGGGCCCACACCGGCCGCTGGAATTTCCTGGCCGACTATTTTACGGCCAAGGGCCTTTCCCTTTACGCGATTGAACTGAAAGGTTTCGGCGAGACCCCCGACCGTCCCCAAGGACATATCGATAGTTTCGCGACCTACCATAACGACATCAAACAACTGCGGCAGTTCGCGGCCGCCGCCCACCCCGGCCTGAAGATCTTCCTCCTAAGTGAAAGTATGGGAGGGCTGATCTCGTACAACCTGGCGGCCGACAACCCCGGTTTGTTCGCCGGCAATATCCTGATCTCACCCGCTTTTGCCAATGGGATGAAGTTCCCGCTCTTCGCCTATCTTGACGCTTTCACCGCCCTCCTCTACAACCAGAAGAAACAACTGCCGCTGCCGTTCACGGCCGCGATGTGCACGCGCGACACCGCCTACCAGGCGGTGATGAACGCGGACCCGCGCGAGATCCGCGTCGCCAGCTCCCGCCTGTTGATCGTTATTCTGCTGGAGCAGCTGCGCGCCCAGCGCCTCACCCCCCGCACCCCGATCCTCTTTCTGATCTCCGGAAAAGACTATTTGGTCGACGAATCGGCCGGGCGGAAACTCTTTGCCAAGCTAAAGTTAAGCGACAAGAAGCTGATCGAATACCCCGACATGCTCCACGCCCTCTCCATCGACCTCGGGCGAGAAAAGGTCTTCGCCGATATCTGGGAGTGGCTGCAGGGGAGACTGGGATAA
- a CDS encoding RNA-binding protein has translation MKSIFVGNLAWSVNDGELAAKFAEFGNVVSARVVNDKFTGKSRGFGFVDMENSDADKAIAAMSGQKWNERELTVNEAKPKTDRF, from the coding sequence ATGAAAAGCATTTTCGTAGGTAATTTGGCCTGGTCAGTTAACGATGGTGAGTTGGCAGCGAAGTTCGCCGAATTCGGCAACGTCGTTTCCGCTCGCGTTGTGAACGACAAGTTCACAGGCAAGTCCCGCGGTTTTGGTTTCGTTGACATGGAAAATTCGGACGCCGATAAAGCCATTGCGGCCATGAGCGGCCAAAAGTGGAACGAGCGCGAGCTGACCGTTAACGAAGCGAAGCCGAAGACCGACCGCTTCTAA